From the genome of Haemophilus parainfluenzae, one region includes:
- the rpe gene encoding ribulose-phosphate 3-epimerase, which translates to MKPYLIAPSILSADLARLGDDVQNVLNAGADVIHFDVMDNHYVPNLTFGPAVCKALRDYGIKAPIDVHLMVKPVDRIIPDFAKAGADYITFHPEASEHIDRSLQLIRDHGCKAGLVFNPATPLSYLDYVLDKVDVILLMSVNPGFGGQSFLPSTLKKLQQARRLIDESGLDIRLEVDGGVKVDNIAEIAAAGADMFVAGSAIFGKPDYKQIIDQMRMQLASVK; encoded by the coding sequence ATGAAACCTTATTTAATCGCCCCTTCTATCCTTTCTGCAGATCTTGCTCGTCTTGGTGATGATGTGCAAAACGTGTTGAATGCCGGTGCGGATGTGATTCATTTTGATGTAATGGATAATCACTATGTGCCGAATTTAACCTTTGGCCCAGCCGTGTGTAAAGCTTTGCGAGATTATGGGATTAAAGCACCTATTGACGTGCATTTAATGGTGAAACCAGTCGATCGTATTATTCCTGATTTTGCCAAAGCAGGTGCAGATTACATTACGTTTCATCCTGAAGCCAGTGAACATATTGACCGCTCTCTACAACTCATTCGTGATCACGGCTGTAAAGCGGGTTTAGTGTTTAATCCTGCCACACCATTAAGTTATTTGGATTATGTATTAGATAAAGTGGATGTAATTTTGTTAATGTCCGTGAATCCAGGCTTTGGTGGACAATCCTTTTTACCTTCAACATTGAAAAAATTACAACAAGCTCGTCGTCTGATTGATGAAAGCGGTTTAGACATTCGTTTAGAAGTTGATGGTGGGGTAAAAGTGGATAATATTGCAGAAATCGCCGCCGCCGGTGCAGATATGTTTGTGGCAGGCTCAGCGATTTTTGGTAAACCAGATTATAAACAAATCATTGATCAAATGCGTATGCAATTAGCGTCAGTAAAATAA
- a CDS encoding phosphoglycolate phosphatase — translation MKTQFKVIGFDLDGTLVNSLPDLALSVNSALADFGFAPASEAQVLTWIGNGAPVLIARALKWTEEQTGKTFSEAEIEQVKERFNVHYAENLCNVSRLYPNVKETLETLKARGYTLAVVTNKPTRHVQPVLAAFSIDHLFSEMLGGQSLPAIKPHPGPLYYLCGKFGVEPRQVLFVGDSRNDILAAHSAGCPAVGLTYGYNYNIPIAESNPDWVFDDFAKLLEIL, via the coding sequence ATGAAGACTCAATTTAAAGTTATCGGTTTTGATTTAGATGGTACGCTCGTGAATAGCTTGCCGGATTTAGCCTTATCAGTGAACTCAGCATTAGCGGATTTTGGTTTTGCACCAGCATCAGAAGCACAGGTTTTAACTTGGATTGGCAATGGCGCACCCGTATTAATTGCGCGCGCGTTAAAATGGACGGAAGAGCAAACAGGTAAGACATTCTCTGAGGCTGAAATCGAGCAAGTGAAAGAGCGTTTTAATGTGCATTATGCTGAAAATCTTTGCAATGTGAGTCGTTTATATCCAAATGTAAAAGAAACATTGGAAACCTTAAAGGCTCGTGGTTATACCTTGGCCGTAGTAACAAATAAACCCACTCGCCATGTTCAGCCTGTATTGGCGGCATTTAGCATCGATCATTTATTCAGTGAAATGCTTGGTGGACAATCATTACCGGCGATTAAACCACATCCAGGCCCATTGTATTATTTATGCGGTAAATTTGGTGTAGAACCTCGCCAAGTGTTATTTGTAGGTGACTCTCGAAATGACATTCTCGCGGCACATTCAGCAGGTTGTCCAGCTGTGGGATTAACTTACGGATACAACTATAATATCCCAATTGCTGAATCAAACCCTGATTGGGTGTTTGACGACTTTGCGAAGTTATTAGAGATTCTTTAA
- a CDS encoding SAM-dependent methyltransferase, with translation MIINDINFNDLYQQHLKACNHYNLPATKWDKKAPKMAENLVGKPSRYNETLLKVMNVQPDETVLDIGCGPGTFVIPLAQQCQAVYALDYSQGMLDMVQQYKEKHQLNNITLLHKSWSDNWDDVPQADVILASRSTLVDDLDDMIEKLQSKAKKRVFLTSVTKRHFLDEGVFEAIGRDDVGFPTYIYLVNRLYQKGIHANVSFIETESGHFQGETFEDLLNSVEFSLGNLTEKEKQDLTQFYQQKQINNEPIKHGQRKWALIWWEV, from the coding sequence ATGATCATCAATGACATCAATTTCAACGATCTCTATCAACAACATCTGAAAGCCTGTAATCACTATAATCTTCCAGCGACAAAGTGGGATAAAAAAGCGCCTAAAATGGCTGAGAATTTAGTGGGTAAACCAAGCCGTTATAACGAGACATTGCTTAAAGTCATGAATGTGCAACCTGATGAAACGGTGTTAGATATTGGCTGTGGCCCCGGCACGTTTGTGATTCCTTTAGCACAACAATGTCAAGCTGTGTATGCTCTCGATTACAGCCAAGGGATGTTGGATATGGTGCAGCAATACAAAGAAAAGCATCAACTGAATAATATTACCCTTCTACATAAATCATGGTCCGATAACTGGGATGATGTGCCTCAAGCCGATGTAATACTCGCCTCTCGTTCTACGCTGGTTGATGATTTGGATGACATGATTGAAAAGCTGCAAAGCAAGGCTAAAAAACGCGTCTTTTTAACCTCAGTGACCAAACGTCATTTTCTCGATGAAGGCGTATTTGAAGCCATTGGCCGTGATGATGTGGGCTTTCCAACTTATATTTATTTAGTTAATCGCCTTTACCAAAAAGGTATTCACGCGAATGTCAGTTTTATTGAAACCGAATCAGGTCATTTCCAAGGTGAAACCTTTGAGGATTTATTAAATTCTGTGGAATTTTCTCTCGGCAATCTCACCGAAAAAGAAAAACAAGATTTAACCCAATTCTATCAACAAAAACAAATAAATAATGAACCGATAAAACACGGACAACGCAAATGGGCGTTGATTTGGTGGGAGGTTTAA
- the purL gene encoding phosphoribosylformylglycinamidine synthase, whose amino-acid sequence MFQTFRGSPALSEFRIQGLMQKFQQNQLPVKSVYAEYLHFVELNRPLVSEQEAKLKALLHYGPTLAEHDAKGETFIVIPRVGTISSWSSKATDIAHNCGLNEVERIERGLAYYFELSQPLDEKTTEKLTALLHDRMMETVVRNPQDAEILFRHQDPKPFKTVDILKGGREALVTANVELGLALAEDEIDYLVENFTQLGRNPHDIELYMFAQANSEHCRHKIFNADWIIDGKKQDKSLFKMIKNTFEKTPDFVLSAYKDNAAVMEGSKVGRFFADQDGQYRYHNEDAHILMKVETHNHPTAISPFPGAATGSGGEIRDEGATGRGAKPKAGLTGFSVSNLIIPNFEQPWENPLSKPNRIASALDIMIEGPLGGAAFNNEFGRPALLGYFRTYEEKVNSFNGEEVRGYHKPIMLAGGIGNIRGEHVQKGEIPVGAKLIVLGGPAMNIGLGGGAASSMDSGKSKEDLDFASVQRENPEMERRCQEVIDRCWQLGDENPILFIHDVGAGGLSNAMPELVHDGERGGKFDLRSILCDEKGMSPLEIWCNESQERYVLAVAPEKLELFTALCERERAPFAVIGEATEEKHLTLHDSHFDNNPIDLPMNVLLGKTPKMTREVSSKTVENRPLAMENIQLKEAFHRVLRLPVVAEKTFLITIGDRSVTGMVARDQMVGPWQIPVSDVAVTTASLDSYHGEAMAMGERAPVALLDFGASARLAVAESITNIAGTNIGDVKRIKLSANWMSAAGHGGEDAGLYEAVKAVGEELCPALGITIPVGKDSMSMKTTWEENGEKKSVTAPLSLVISSFARVEDVRKTVTPQLRTDKGASRLLLIDLGERKNRLGATALAQVYKQLGDKPADVVNVAKLKNFFDAIQALVAERKLLAYHDRSDGGLITTLAEMAFAGNCGVDVDISALGDNDLAVLFNEELGVVIQVSESELSAVREVLKAHDLLGLTYELGSVSLEDRFEITRGSKKLLSEKRSELRGIWAELTHQMQRLRDNPECADQEFEAKKVTNNKGLSAHLTYDVNEDIAAPYISKGVKPKVAVLREQGVNSHVEMAAAFDRAGFAAIDVHMSDLMAGRYNLNDFNAMVACGGFSYGDVLGAGGGWAKSILFNPQLRDQFSQFFANENTLSLGVCNGCQFISTLAEIIPGAENWPRFVRNKSERFEARAAMVKINDTNSLWFKGMAGSHMPIAVSHGEGRVEFKTPENLTALQAQNLIVAQYIDSHLNVTETYPANPNGSALGITAISNVDGRIAAMMPHPERVFRAVSNSWYPEDWSEDGAWMRIFRNARVNFK is encoded by the coding sequence ATGTTTCAAACTTTTCGTGGCTCACCCGCCCTTTCTGAATTCCGTATTCAAGGTTTAATGCAAAAATTCCAACAAAATCAATTACCGGTAAAATCGGTTTACGCGGAATATTTGCATTTTGTGGAATTAAATCGACCGCTTGTTAGCGAGCAGGAAGCAAAACTAAAAGCATTGTTACATTACGGTCCAACCTTGGCAGAACATGATGCCAAAGGTGAAACCTTTATCGTGATTCCACGTGTTGGCACGATTTCTTCTTGGTCTTCTAAAGCGACGGACATTGCGCATAACTGTGGTTTAAATGAAGTAGAGCGCATTGAGCGTGGTTTGGCGTATTATTTTGAGTTAAGCCAACCGCTTGATGAAAAAACAACTGAAAAATTGACCGCACTTTTACACGACCGAATGATGGAAACCGTGGTGCGCAATCCGCAAGATGCGGAGATCTTATTCCGCCATCAAGATCCGAAACCGTTTAAAACGGTGGATATTTTAAAAGGCGGACGTGAAGCTTTGGTGACAGCCAACGTAGAATTAGGTTTGGCACTGGCAGAAGATGAAATTGATTATTTGGTGGAAAACTTCACCCAATTAGGGCGAAATCCGCACGATATTGAACTTTATATGTTCGCGCAAGCCAACTCTGAGCACTGTCGCCATAAAATCTTTAATGCGGATTGGATTATTGATGGCAAAAAACAGGATAAATCCCTGTTTAAAATGATTAAAAATACCTTTGAGAAAACCCCTGATTTCGTGCTTTCAGCCTATAAAGATAATGCTGCAGTAATGGAAGGCTCAAAAGTCGGCCGTTTCTTTGCGGATCAAGATGGGCAATATCGCTATCACAATGAAGATGCACATATCTTAATGAAAGTGGAAACCCACAACCACCCAACCGCAATTTCGCCATTCCCAGGGGCAGCAACAGGTTCAGGCGGTGAGATTCGTGATGAAGGTGCAACGGGTCGTGGTGCAAAACCAAAAGCAGGTTTAACCGGTTTCTCTGTATCAAACCTTATCATTCCAAACTTTGAACAGCCTTGGGAAAATCCGCTCTCCAAGCCAAACCGTATTGCATCAGCCTTAGATATTATGATTGAAGGTCCATTAGGTGGCGCTGCATTTAACAATGAATTTGGTCGCCCTGCGTTATTGGGTTATTTCCGTACCTATGAAGAGAAAGTTAATAGCTTCAATGGCGAAGAAGTGCGTGGTTATCATAAACCAATTATGTTAGCGGGTGGTATTGGCAACATTCGTGGCGAACACGTTCAAAAAGGTGAAATTCCAGTCGGTGCGAAATTGATCGTATTAGGTGGCCCAGCAATGAACATCGGCTTAGGCGGTGGCGCAGCGTCTTCGATGGACAGCGGGAAATCAAAAGAAGATCTGGATTTTGCCTCTGTGCAACGTGAAAACCCAGAAATGGAACGCCGTTGCCAAGAGGTGATTGACCGCTGCTGGCAATTAGGTGATGAAAACCCAATTCTCTTTATTCACGATGTGGGCGCAGGTGGTTTGTCTAACGCCATGCCTGAATTAGTACACGATGGCGAACGTGGTGGTAAATTTGATTTACGCTCCATCCTTTGCGATGAAAAAGGCATGTCGCCATTAGAAATTTGGTGTAACGAATCGCAAGAACGTTATGTCTTAGCGGTTGCGCCAGAAAAACTCGAATTATTTACCGCACTTTGTGAACGTGAGCGAGCGCCGTTTGCGGTCATTGGTGAGGCAACGGAAGAGAAACATTTAACCTTGCACGATAGCCATTTCGACAATAACCCAATTGATTTGCCAATGAATGTGTTATTAGGCAAAACCCCGAAAATGACGCGTGAGGTTTCGTCAAAAACTGTCGAAAATCGACCGCTTGCAATGGAAAATATTCAATTAAAAGAAGCCTTCCATCGCGTATTACGTTTACCGGTGGTGGCAGAAAAAACCTTCTTAATCACCATTGGCGACCGTTCGGTAACCGGTATGGTGGCGCGTGATCAAATGGTCGGCCCGTGGCAAATTCCCGTGTCTGATGTGGCCGTCACAACCGCTTCATTAGACAGCTATCACGGCGAAGCCATGGCAATGGGCGAACGTGCACCAGTAGCGTTATTAGACTTTGGTGCATCTGCACGTTTAGCGGTGGCTGAATCCATTACCAACATTGCGGGCACCAACATTGGTGATGTTAAACGCATTAAACTGTCTGCAAACTGGATGTCTGCGGCAGGTCATGGTGGTGAAGATGCCGGCTTATATGAAGCGGTGAAAGCGGTAGGTGAAGAACTTTGCCCGGCATTAGGCATTACCATTCCAGTGGGTAAAGACTCTATGTCGATGAAAACCACTTGGGAAGAAAATGGCGAGAAAAAATCCGTTACCGCTCCGCTTTCTTTAGTGATTTCATCTTTTGCGCGCGTGGAAGATGTACGTAAAACCGTGACACCACAATTACGCACAGACAAAGGCGCTAGCCGCTTATTGTTGATTGATTTAGGAGAAAGAAAAAATCGCTTAGGCGCGACCGCACTTGCGCAAGTGTATAAACAATTAGGTGACAAACCAGCCGATGTGGTGAACGTAGCCAAACTGAAAAACTTCTTCGATGCAATCCAAGCATTAGTAGCAGAACGTAAATTATTGGCTTACCACGACCGTTCAGACGGTGGTTTAATTACCACGCTTGCAGAAATGGCGTTTGCGGGTAACTGTGGCGTGGATGTGGATATTTCTGCCTTAGGTGACAATGACTTAGCCGTGTTATTCAACGAAGAATTAGGTGTGGTGATCCAAGTATCAGAAAGCGAATTAAGCGCTGTGCGTGAGGTATTAAAAGCCCATGACTTGCTTGGCTTAACTTATGAACTTGGTTCTGTAAGCTTAGAAGATCGTTTTGAAATCACGCGCGGTAGCAAAAAATTATTAAGTGAAAAACGCTCTGAATTACGCGGTATTTGGGCAGAGCTTACTCACCAAATGCAACGCTTACGTGATAATCCAGAATGTGCCGACCAAGAATTTGAAGCGAAAAAAGTAACAAATAATAAAGGTTTATCTGCTCACTTAACTTATGATGTGAATGAGGATATTGCTGCACCTTATATCAGCAAAGGTGTGAAACCAAAAGTAGCCGTATTGCGTGAACAAGGCGTAAACAGCCATGTTGAAATGGCAGCCGCGTTTGATCGCGCTGGCTTTGCGGCGATTGATGTTCACATGAGCGATTTAATGGCAGGCCGTTACAACTTAAACGACTTCAACGCGATGGTGGCCTGTGGTGGTTTCTCTTACGGTGATGTATTAGGCGCAGGTGGCGGCTGGGCGAAATCCATTTTATTTAACCCACAATTACGCGATCAATTCAGCCAATTCTTCGCCAATGAAAACACCCTTTCATTAGGTGTATGTAACGGTTGTCAATTTATCTCCACTCTTGCGGAAATCATCCCTGGTGCAGAAAATTGGCCACGTTTCGTGCGTAATAAGTCAGAACGTTTTGAAGCCCGTGCTGCGATGGTGAAAATCAACGACACCAACTCATTGTGGTTTAAAGGCATGGCAGGTTCACATATGCCGATTGCAGTTTCTCATGGCGAAGGTCGCGTAGAATTCAAAACACCTGAGAATTTGACCGCACTTCAAGCGCAAAACTTGATTGTGGCACAATATATCGACAGCCATTTGAATGTAACTGAAACTTACCCTGCTAACCCGAATGGTTCGGCATTGGGGATTACTGCCATTTCTAACGTCGATGGTCGTATTGCCGCGATGATGCCACACCCAGAACGTGTATTCCGTGCCGTGAGCAACTCATGGTATCCAGAAGATTGGTCTGAAGATGGTGCTTGGATGCGAATTTTTAGAAACGCGAGAGTGAATTTTAAATAA
- a CDS encoding YkgB family protein — MSALVTLLANIVAPLQRQFINFIRIAICVVMVWIGGLKVCQYEADGIAHFVSNSPFLSFLYKNGANEVTNDKGVLVKEYTLYKNPEGKMVAKNIEWHKANGTYTASYIIGAIIVTIGILVLAGIWSPTLGLFGGLLTFGMSIVTLSFLIFTPETWVPNLGGDFPTPNYGFPYLSGAGRLVIKDIIMMAGGLVAAAECAKRYLENKKQFA; from the coding sequence ATGAGTGCATTAGTTACATTGCTAGCTAATATTGTTGCGCCATTGCAACGTCAATTTATTAACTTTATCCGCATTGCGATTTGTGTTGTGATGGTTTGGATTGGAGGTTTAAAAGTTTGCCAATATGAGGCAGATGGTATCGCACACTTTGTGTCAAATAGTCCTTTCTTAAGTTTCCTTTACAAAAACGGTGCAAATGAAGTGACAAATGATAAGGGTGTTTTAGTGAAAGAATATACCTTATATAAAAATCCTGAAGGCAAAATGGTCGCAAAAAATATCGAATGGCATAAAGCCAACGGCACCTATACCGCTTCTTATATTATTGGTGCAATCATTGTGACAATTGGTATTTTAGTATTAGCGGGAATTTGGTCTCCAACATTAGGTTTATTCGGAGGCTTACTCACGTTTGGTATGTCGATAGTCACGCTGTCGTTCCTGATATTTACGCCAGAAACCTGGGTGCCGAATTTAGGTGGGGACTTCCCAACACCTAATTATGGCTTCCCATATCTCTCAGGTGCTGGCCGACTCGTGATTAAAGATATTATTATGATGGCAGGCGGCTTAGTTGCTGCAGCAGAATGTGCGAAACGCTATTTAGAGAATAAAAAGCAGTTTGCTTAA
- the glpQ gene encoding glycerophosphodiester phosphodiesterase translates to MKLKTLALSLLAAGVLAGCSAHSSVDTMKSDKIIIAHRGASGYLPEHTLESKALAFAQHADYLEQDLAMTKDGRLVVIHDHFLDGLTDVAQKFPNRHRKDGRYYVIDFTLKEIQSLNMTENFETKDGKQVAVYPGRFPLWKSHFKIHTFEDELEFIQGLEKSTGKKVGIYPEIKAPWFHHQNGKDIAVETLKVLKKYGYDKKSDMVYLQTFDFNELKRIKNELLPKMGMDLKLVQLVAYTDWHETEEKDAKGKWVNYDYDWMFKPGAMAEVVKYADGVGPGWYMLVDKEKSKPGNIVYTPLVKELAQYKVELHPYTVRKDALPEFFTDVNQMYDALLNKSGATGVFTDFPDTGVEFLKKQK, encoded by the coding sequence ATGAAACTCAAAACTTTAGCGCTTTCTTTATTAGCTGCAGGCGTACTTGCAGGATGTAGCGCACACTCTTCTGTGGACACTATGAAATCAGACAAAATTATCATTGCTCACCGTGGTGCAAGTGGTTACTTACCAGAGCATACACTTGAGTCTAAAGCGCTTGCATTCGCACAACATGCAGACTACTTAGAACAAGACTTAGCGATGACAAAAGATGGTCGTTTAGTGGTTATCCATGACCACTTCTTAGATGGTTTAACTGACGTGGCGCAAAAATTCCCAAATCGTCATCGTAAAGATGGTCGTTATTATGTAATCGACTTCACCTTAAAAGAAATTCAAAGTTTAAATATGACTGAAAACTTTGAAACTAAAGACGGTAAACAAGTTGCAGTATATCCGGGCCGTTTCCCACTTTGGAAATCACACTTCAAAATCCATACTTTTGAAGATGAGTTAGAATTCATCCAAGGTTTAGAAAAATCGACTGGTAAAAAAGTGGGTATCTACCCTGAAATCAAAGCGCCTTGGTTCCACCACCAAAATGGCAAAGACATTGCAGTTGAAACCCTTAAAGTGTTGAAAAAATACGGTTACGACAAGAAATCTGACATGGTTTACTTACAAACCTTCGACTTCAATGAGTTAAAACGTATCAAAAACGAATTGCTACCAAAAATGGGCATGGATTTAAAACTTGTCCAATTAGTAGCATACACCGACTGGCATGAAACTGAAGAAAAAGACGCGAAAGGCAAATGGGTGAACTACGATTACGATTGGATGTTCAAACCAGGTGCAATGGCTGAAGTGGTAAAATACGCTGACGGCGTTGGCCCAGGCTGGTACATGTTAGTGGATAAAGAAAAATCTAAACCAGGTAACATCGTGTACACCCCATTAGTGAAAGAACTCGCACAATACAAAGTGGAATTACACCCATACACTGTGCGTAAAGATGCGTTACCTGAATTCTTCACTGACGTAAATCAAATGTACGATGCGTTATTGAACAAATCTGGTGCAACAGGTGTATTCACCGACTTCCCAGATACTGGCGTTGAGTTTTTGAAAAAACAAAAATAA
- the glpT gene encoding glycerol-3-phosphate transporter gives MFGPFKPAPHIAELPAEKIDSTYKRLRWQVFAGIFFGYAAYYFVRANFDLAQPGLIQAGLYSKAELGVIGSAAGLAYGLSKFVMAGMSDRSNPRVFLPFGLLLSGLCMTMMGLFPWATSGIAIMWVMIFLNGWFQGMGWPPCGRTMVHWWSKSERGTIVSIWNTAHNIGGMMPGAMVLLASAVFFSTHGVEAQAKDIWQQSLYYPGIAAMICAIPVYFVMRDTPQSCGLPSIEKWRNDYPDDYNEKTYENDLSTKEIFVTYVLKNKLLWYIAIANVFVYLIRYGVLKWSPVYLSEVKHFNIKGTAWAYTIYELAAVPGTLLCGWVSDKVFKGKRGLTGFIFMILTTAAVVAYWMNPATPEAELANYSAWYENPYQLTDFILMTLIGFLIYGPVMLIGLHALELAPKKAAGTAAGFTGLFGYLGGTVSASAVIGWAAQHYGWDGGFYVMIGGGVLAVLLLFIVMVEEGKHKAKLGDTYGK, from the coding sequence ATGTTTGGACCATTTAAACCCGCTCCGCATATTGCGGAACTTCCAGCGGAGAAAATTGATTCCACGTATAAACGCTTACGTTGGCAAGTGTTTGCAGGGATCTTCTTTGGTTATGCCGCTTACTATTTTGTACGTGCAAACTTTGACTTGGCACAACCTGGTTTAATTCAAGCCGGCTTGTACTCAAAAGCGGAATTAGGTGTTATCGGCTCAGCTGCCGGTCTTGCCTATGGTTTATCTAAGTTCGTCATGGCAGGTATGTCTGACCGTTCGAACCCTCGTGTATTCTTACCATTTGGTTTATTGCTTTCTGGTCTTTGTATGACCATGATGGGTTTATTCCCATGGGCAACTTCAGGCATTGCCATCATGTGGGTAATGATCTTCTTAAATGGTTGGTTCCAAGGTATGGGTTGGCCTCCATGTGGTCGTACAATGGTACACTGGTGGTCTAAATCAGAACGCGGTACTATCGTATCTATCTGGAATACCGCGCACAACATCGGTGGTATGATGCCGGGTGCAATGGTGCTATTAGCAAGTGCCGTCTTCTTCAGCACTCATGGTGTCGAAGCACAAGCAAAAGATATTTGGCAACAATCCCTCTACTATCCGGGTATTGCTGCAATGATCTGTGCAATTCCAGTTTACTTCGTCATGCGTGATACTCCACAATCTTGTGGTTTACCATCAATTGAAAAATGGCGTAATGACTACCCAGATGACTATAACGAAAAAACTTACGAAAACGATTTAAGCACAAAAGAAATCTTCGTAACTTATGTATTGAAAAACAAATTGTTATGGTACATCGCGATTGCTAACGTATTCGTATACTTAATCCGCTACGGCGTATTAAAATGGTCTCCGGTTTACTTAAGTGAAGTAAAACACTTCAACATCAAAGGTACCGCATGGGCTTACACAATCTATGAATTAGCAGCAGTTCCAGGTACATTATTATGTGGTTGGGTATCAGATAAAGTCTTCAAAGGTAAACGTGGTTTAACCGGTTTCATCTTCATGATCTTAACTACAGCAGCAGTTGTAGCATACTGGATGAACCCAGCTACACCAGAAGCTGAGCTTGCAAACTACTCAGCTTGGTATGAAAACCCATATCAATTAACTGACTTCATCTTAATGACCTTAATCGGTTTCTTAATCTACGGTCCTGTAATGTTAATCGGCTTACACGCTCTTGAGCTTGCACCGAAAAAAGCAGCAGGTACAGCAGCAGGTTTCACCGGTTTATTCGGTTACTTAGGTGGTACTGTATCAGCGTCAGCTGTTATCGGTTGGGCAGCACAACACTACGGCTGGGACGGCGGTTTCTACGTCATGATCGGTGGTGGTGTTTTAGCGGTGTTATTACTCTTCATCGTAATGGTTGAAGAAGGTAAACACAAAGCGAAATTAGGCGATACCTACGGTAAATAA
- the glpA gene encoding anaerobic glycerol-3-phosphate dehydrogenase subunit A: MGLSPNMYRDVGDFSPISTDVIIIGGGATGAGIARDCALRGINCILLERRDIATGATGRNHGLLHSGARYAVNDQESAEECIKENKILRNIARHCVDETEGLFITLPEDSLDYQKTFIESCTKSGIEAVAIDPKLAQIMEPSVNPDLVGAVVVPDGSIDPFRLTASNVMDATENGAKMFTYCEVKSLIREGGKVIGVDVYDHKNRVNRKFFAPLVVNAGGIWGQGIAEYADLKIKMFPAKGALLVMGHRINKMVINRCRKPADADILVPGDTICVIGTTSSRIPYDQIDNMEVTPEEVDILFREGEKLAPSLRHTRVLRAYAGVRPLVASDDDPSGRNVSRGIVLLDHAERDGLDGFITITGGKLMTYRLMAEWATDLVCKKLNKTARCTTAERPLPGSTESRAETNQKVISLPSTIRYSAVYRHGSRATRLLDKERLDRSMVCECEAVTAGEVRYAVDELNVNNLVDLRRRTRVGMGTCQAELCACRAAGLMNRFEVATPRQSTTQLTSFMEERWRGIEPIAWGEAIREAEFTSWMYGSVLGLNDVQPLETDKQQGTDNNEF; encoded by the coding sequence ATGGGATTATCGCCTAATATGTATCGTGATGTGGGTGATTTTTCACCTATCTCGACGGATGTGATTATCATTGGTGGCGGTGCGACAGGTGCGGGGATTGCTCGTGACTGTGCATTGCGTGGAATTAACTGTATTTTATTAGAGCGTCGTGATATTGCGACAGGCGCAACAGGTCGTAACCACGGTTTGTTACATAGTGGTGCGCGTTATGCCGTAAACGATCAAGAATCAGCAGAAGAATGTATTAAAGAAAATAAAATTCTGCGCAATATCGCTCGTCACTGTGTGGATGAAACAGAAGGTTTATTTATCACCTTACCTGAAGATTCCCTTGATTATCAAAAAACCTTCATCGAAAGTTGTACCAAATCCGGTATTGAAGCTGTCGCCATTGATCCTAAACTTGCCCAAATTATGGAACCATCAGTAAACCCTGATTTAGTGGGTGCCGTTGTGGTGCCAGATGGTTCAATCGATCCTTTCCGTTTAACGGCTTCTAACGTGATGGATGCCACCGAAAATGGTGCGAAAATGTTCACTTATTGTGAAGTGAAAAGCTTAATTCGCGAAGGTGGCAAAGTCATCGGTGTGGATGTTTACGATCACAAAAATCGCGTAAATCGTAAATTCTTTGCGCCATTAGTCGTCAATGCCGGTGGTATTTGGGGACAAGGCATCGCAGAATATGCGGATCTCAAAATCAAAATGTTCCCGGCAAAAGGTGCATTACTTGTTATGGGGCACCGTATCAACAAAATGGTGATTAACCGTTGCCGTAAACCTGCGGATGCGGACATTCTTGTGCCAGGGGATACCATTTGTGTTATCGGTACAACCTCTAGCCGTATTCCTTACGATCAAATCGATAACATGGAAGTCACCCCAGAAGAAGTGGATATCTTATTCCGTGAAGGGGAAAAACTTGCACCAAGCTTGCGTCATACTCGTGTATTACGTGCTTATGCCGGTGTGCGTCCGTTAGTCGCGTCTGATGACGATCCATCAGGTCGTAACGTAAGTCGCGGTATCGTGTTGCTTGACCACGCAGAGCGTGATGGCTTAGATGGCTTTATCACTATCACTGGCGGTAAATTAATGACTTATCGCTTAATGGCTGAATGGGCAACGGATCTGGTTTGTAAAAAACTCAACAAAACCGCACGTTGTACGACTGCTGAGCGTCCATTGCCGGGTTCAACCGAAAGCCGCGCAGAAACCAATCAGAAAGTCATTTCACTTCCAAGTACGATTCGTTATTCAGCCGTGTATCGTCATGGTTCACGGGCAACTCGTTTATTAGATAAAGAACGTCTCGATCGTTCAATGGTGTGCGAATGTGAAGCCGTGACAGCGGGTGAAGTCCGTTATGCCGTTGATGAATTAAATGTGAATAACTTAGTGGATTTACGTCGCCGCACTCGTGTGGGTATGGGAACTTGCCAAGCTGAGCTTTGCGCATGCCGTGCGGCGGGCTTAATGAACCGTTTTGAAGTGGCAACACCTCGTCAATCAACCACACAATTAACCTCCTTTATGGAAGAGCGTTGGCGCGGTATTGAGCCTATTGCATGGGGTGAAGCGATTCGTGAAGCAGAATTTACTTCATGGATGTATGGCAGTGTGTTGGGCTTAAATGATGTTCAACCGCTTGAAACGGACAAACAGCAAGGGACGGATAACAATGAATTTTGA